From Nocardioides sp. HDW12B, the proteins below share one genomic window:
- a CDS encoding DEAD/DEAH box helicase family protein encodes MNERSFTTETGHVLTDNELNALAEEAERGYDVTKMVRRPGRPRMGSAPAAPVPVRMPEDLHEAVKALAEAEETSVSELVRDALSAYLRTEVPPQVHDLHGQPDSEAAILALVEEAESGYPLGSLQRRRGSRRKGRARVFPVRMSPELQSAVEARAEAEMTSVSEVVRAALRARLENGGGSGPPGGGGAHATQHSPTEADTCRDYVLPRLKEAGWDESQIVEQYRITDGRITTVGKNHRRAMPLRADYVLEYRPGLPIAVVEAKRYYAIPGKGMQQARRYAGLLDVPFAYATNGRGIVEDDRNTGIERADMVGFPSPDALWARYREWRGINESPAAGEGLLIPFNRDLRNPDGSVKEPRYYQRTAVNRAVASTLKGDKRLLLTMATGTGKTFVAMQIVWKLWNVAWRPGRNPRILYLADRNILIDQPIEREFKPAFGSGAGSPIWKLQGEAKLGREIYFGLYQQLAETRSDDPMFRRYPKDYFDLIIVDECHRGSARAESSWRAILEYFASATQIGMTATPKRDETVDTYDYFGGKPLFEYTLASGIEDGFLAPYRVRRVVLSPDALGWTPTKGQLDLHGREVPAGLYSTKDFERVVSLLSRTEAAAKHLTDYLRRTDRMAKTIVFCVDQEHADQMRRAIHNANRDLTKEHPNYTVRIVSDEGVVGQGHLSDFADTEREFPVIATTSEMLSTGVDVPTVRNIVIFRTIGSMALFKQVIGRGTRLFPDEDKLSFEIIDYSGATALFSDAEFDGPPEKVVREEVDEHGDVVDSAGSETTEPETEPAGPAAIPSDPGITPEDLEGEPHSKFYIDDAQVWVTAEATYQLDSETNRLRLVAYRDFVAETVRALFPEPTELHSLWMSRVGRKDVLEALMAHGIDADEMIDRTGLRDADPLDVLVHLAWNQPLRSRLDRAQRVRRDRVAFFEEYQPAAREVLTALLEKYAQHGITELDDLHVLQVPPLSKLGTPAEIASRFGSPAALRAAVARLSELVYVA; translated from the coding sequence ATGAACGAGAGGAGCTTCACCACGGAAACTGGTCACGTTCTCACGGACAACGAACTCAACGCGCTCGCTGAAGAGGCTGAGCGCGGATACGACGTGACCAAGATGGTGCGCCGTCCTGGCCGTCCTCGCATGGGATCGGCTCCTGCGGCCCCGGTCCCGGTTCGGATGCCGGAAGACCTGCACGAGGCTGTGAAGGCACTCGCTGAGGCGGAGGAGACGTCAGTGAGTGAGCTCGTGCGTGACGCGCTAAGCGCTTACCTGCGGACCGAGGTCCCGCCACAAGTGCACGATCTCCACGGGCAGCCCGACAGCGAGGCAGCGATCCTCGCTCTAGTGGAGGAAGCAGAGTCTGGGTATCCCCTTGGCTCGCTTCAAAGGCGTCGCGGCTCGCGACGCAAGGGGCGAGCGCGCGTGTTCCCGGTACGGATGTCGCCGGAACTGCAGTCGGCAGTGGAGGCACGGGCCGAGGCAGAGATGACGTCAGTGAGCGAGGTTGTCCGAGCGGCCCTTCGAGCGCGCCTCGAGAACGGGGGCGGGTCTGGACCACCAGGTGGGGGAGGAGCACACGCTACGCAGCACAGTCCCACCGAGGCGGACACTTGCCGCGACTATGTCTTACCGCGGCTGAAGGAAGCGGGCTGGGACGAGAGTCAGATCGTCGAGCAGTACCGAATCACGGACGGTCGGATCACCACTGTCGGCAAGAATCACCGACGAGCTATGCCGCTACGTGCGGATTACGTCCTCGAGTACCGACCGGGGCTGCCCATCGCAGTTGTCGAAGCGAAGCGCTACTACGCGATACCGGGCAAGGGCATGCAGCAGGCCCGGCGCTACGCCGGACTGCTGGACGTTCCGTTCGCCTACGCGACGAATGGCCGCGGCATCGTGGAGGACGACCGCAACACTGGTATCGAGCGAGCGGACATGGTCGGCTTCCCATCGCCCGACGCGCTATGGGCGCGGTACCGGGAATGGAGGGGGATCAATGAAAGCCCTGCCGCAGGCGAGGGCTTACTGATTCCGTTCAATAGGGATCTTCGGAACCCTGACGGCTCAGTCAAGGAACCCCGGTACTACCAGCGCACTGCGGTGAACCGCGCGGTCGCTTCCACTTTGAAGGGCGACAAGCGGCTCCTGCTCACGATGGCGACCGGGACGGGAAAAACCTTCGTCGCTATGCAGATCGTATGGAAGCTGTGGAACGTTGCGTGGCGCCCGGGGCGGAATCCGCGAATCCTCTATCTAGCAGACCGGAACATCCTGATCGACCAGCCGATTGAGCGAGAGTTCAAGCCTGCGTTCGGCTCCGGCGCAGGGTCCCCCATCTGGAAGCTGCAGGGCGAAGCCAAACTCGGTCGCGAGATCTACTTCGGCCTGTACCAGCAGCTTGCTGAGACGCGGAGCGACGATCCGATGTTCCGGCGCTACCCCAAGGACTACTTCGACCTCATCATCGTGGACGAGTGCCACCGTGGCAGTGCCCGAGCTGAGTCGTCTTGGCGCGCAATCCTTGAGTACTTCGCCAGCGCAACTCAGATCGGAATGACCGCGACCCCGAAGCGAGACGAGACGGTTGACACCTACGACTACTTCGGCGGCAAGCCACTGTTCGAATACACCCTCGCTTCAGGCATCGAGGATGGCTTCCTCGCGCCCTATCGAGTCCGTCGCGTGGTCCTTAGTCCAGACGCGCTGGGATGGACACCAACCAAGGGGCAACTGGACCTCCACGGTAGGGAGGTACCCGCGGGCTTGTACTCGACAAAGGACTTTGAGCGCGTGGTTTCCCTGTTGTCACGAACCGAGGCGGCGGCGAAGCATCTAACCGACTATCTGCGCCGTACCGATCGCATGGCAAAGACGATCGTGTTCTGCGTGGATCAGGAGCACGCGGACCAGATGCGTCGCGCGATTCACAACGCCAACAGGGACTTGACCAAAGAGCATCCCAACTACACGGTTCGGATCGTGAGCGACGAGGGGGTCGTTGGCCAGGGCCACCTGAGCGACTTCGCGGATACGGAGCGAGAGTTTCCGGTGATCGCGACAACCTCTGAAATGCTCTCTACAGGCGTGGACGTTCCGACCGTGCGGAACATTGTCATCTTCCGCACCATCGGTTCGATGGCTCTCTTCAAGCAGGTCATTGGCCGAGGAACCCGCCTATTCCCGGACGAGGACAAGCTGTCCTTCGAGATCATTGACTACTCCGGCGCTACCGCTCTCTTCAGTGACGCGGAGTTTGACGGCCCGCCCGAGAAGGTGGTCCGCGAGGAAGTCGATGAGCACGGCGATGTAGTCGACAGCGCTGGGTCCGAGACGACCGAACCGGAGACAGAACCTGCTGGTCCTGCTGCCATTCCCAGCGACCCGGGGATCACTCCAGAGGACCTTGAGGGCGAGCCCCATTCGAAGTTCTACATTGACGATGCGCAGGTGTGGGTGACCGCTGAGGCCACTTACCAGCTCGATTCGGAAACCAACCGGCTTCGCCTCGTCGCGTACCGGGACTTCGTCGCCGAGACGGTGCGGGCACTGTTCCCCGAACCCACGGAACTTCATTCGCTGTGGATGAGTCGCGTCGGTCGGAAGGACGTGCTCGAAGCCCTGATGGCTCATGGGATCGACGCGGATGAGATGATCGACCGAACGGGCCTTCGCGACGCGGACCCGCTCGATGTCTTGGTCCACTTAGCGTGGAACCAGCCACTTCGCAGTCGGTTGGACCGTGCACAGAGGGTTCGCCGAGACCGCGTGGCGTTCTTCGAGGAGTACCAGCCTGCCGCTCGGGAAGTCCTAACAGCTCTCCTCGAGAAGTACGCGCAGCACGGGATTACTGAGCTAGATGATCTGCACGTGCTGCAGGTACCACCGCTTTCTAAGCTCGGGACGCCTGCCGAGATCGCCTCAAGGTTTGGCTCGCCAGCCGCCCTCCGGGCGGCCGTGGCTCGTCTGAGTGAACTTGTGTACGTCGCCTGA
- the ftsE gene encoding cell division ATP-binding protein FtsE, whose protein sequence is MITFDSVSMAYPGQQRAALEGATVHVSEGEFVFLVGASGSGKSTFLRLVLRESGPTSGRIVVAGRDLAKMRSWRVPAHRRQIGTVFQDFRLLPNKTVRENVAFALQVIGTPRATIRQHVPVVLEMVGLEGKGDRMPDELSGGEQQRVAIARAFVNRPRILIADEPTGNLDPNTSVGIMKLLDRINRTGTTVVMATHDFGVVDQMRKRVIELEAGHVVRDQARGVYGYQH, encoded by the coding sequence GTGATCACCTTCGACAGCGTCTCCATGGCCTATCCGGGGCAGCAGCGTGCCGCCCTGGAGGGCGCGACGGTGCACGTCTCCGAGGGCGAGTTCGTCTTCCTGGTGGGCGCCTCGGGCTCGGGGAAGTCGACGTTCCTGCGCCTGGTGCTGCGCGAGTCCGGACCGACCAGCGGCCGGATCGTCGTCGCGGGCCGTGACCTGGCCAAGATGCGCAGCTGGCGCGTCCCGGCCCACCGCCGCCAGATCGGCACCGTCTTCCAGGACTTCCGGCTGCTGCCGAACAAGACCGTCCGCGAGAACGTCGCCTTCGCCCTGCAGGTCATCGGCACGCCGCGCGCGACCATCCGCCAGCACGTCCCGGTGGTGCTCGAGATGGTGGGCCTGGAGGGCAAGGGCGACCGCATGCCCGACGAGCTCTCCGGCGGCGAGCAGCAGCGGGTCGCGATCGCGCGCGCCTTCGTCAACCGCCCGCGCATCCTCATCGCCGACGAGCCGACGGGCAACCTCGACCCGAACACGTCGGTCGGCATCATGAAGCTGCTCGACCGGATCAACCGCACGGGCACGACGGTGGTGATGGCGACCCACGACTTCGGCGTCGTCGACCAGATGCGCAAGCGCGTCATCGAGCTCGAGGCCGGACACGTGGTGCGCGACCAGGCCCGCGGCGTCTACGGCTACCAACACTGA
- a CDS encoding TadE family protein gives MDFVLVVVVVVPLFLGILQVGLVLHVRNTLTSAASEGARYGARFDREPSDGAARAREAVSDAVSGRFARDVTARRTTLQGAPAVTVEVRGEVPALGLFGPAWPVRVSGHAVEEVAP, from the coding sequence GTGGACTTCGTCCTCGTCGTGGTGGTCGTGGTCCCGTTGTTCCTCGGCATCCTCCAGGTCGGCCTCGTGCTCCACGTGCGCAACACCCTCACCTCCGCGGCGTCGGAGGGTGCCCGGTACGGCGCCCGGTTCGACCGTGAGCCGTCAGACGGCGCGGCCCGCGCCCGTGAGGCTGTCTCCGACGCCGTGTCGGGCCGGTTCGCGCGCGACGTCACCGCCCGGCGTACGACGCTGCAGGGCGCGCCCGCGGTGACGGTCGAGGTCCGCGGGGAGGTGCCGGCGCTCGGGCTCTTCGGGCCGGCGTGGCCGGTGCGGGTGAGCGGCCACGCCGTGGAAGAGGTGGCGCCGTGA
- a CDS encoding N-6 DNA methylase, producing the protein MGGLIKAARDAMRKDAGLNGDLDRIPQLAWLLFLKAFDALEENREIVDESFRPSIEAPYRWRDWAADPNGATGDALLKFVDGSLLPYLRGLSGAGAHDPRDVLAAVFKETNNRMVSGYLLRDVVNKVSEINFASSDDIHTMAHLYESMLREVRDAAGDSGEFYTPRPVIRFITQQVDPKLGEVVLDPACGTGGFLVEALEHMSIDVETARQGQALHQDLRGIEKKQLPFLLGMMNLVLHGVGQPNLVRGNALSTPITQIGKAQRVDVVLTNPPFGGAEEATIQANFPAGKRTAETAWLFIQAVIRRLKDGGRCGIVVPNGVLFGDGVGAKIKQQLLEECNLHTVLRLPAGVFEPYTDIPTNVLFFDKGSPTKEVWFYQITPPEGRKKYTKTKPMHFDEFAECQAWWRERAENSHAWRVPVPDIEQSNFNLDFRNPHSPDDLAHRAPLDLIGEALAAERQLVTLLEKLGAESSAAVEPATAEDRRAAGWTEVKLGDFLRVKSSTVSVDPSATYKIAGVYSYGRGLIDRGELLGSETSYTTLGRLEKDTVVISKLGAWEGAVAVVSDPFADYYVSSEFPRFEFYSDLTDAAFFAGLAHSPSCWEAIDRVTRGSMARRKRTTPTQFLETRLWLPPKPEQARATRRLALIQQLRAPRDLATTRQDALAPSIFNGLFSGAR; encoded by the coding sequence TTGGGGGGACTGATCAAAGCTGCGCGCGATGCGATGCGTAAGGACGCTGGTCTGAACGGCGACCTGGATCGCATACCTCAACTGGCGTGGCTCCTGTTCCTTAAGGCGTTCGACGCCCTTGAAGAGAACCGCGAGATAGTCGACGAGTCCTTCCGGCCATCAATCGAGGCGCCATATCGCTGGCGCGACTGGGCGGCAGACCCAAATGGAGCCACTGGCGACGCACTACTGAAATTCGTTGACGGGTCGCTGTTGCCCTACCTGCGTGGGTTGAGCGGAGCGGGTGCTCACGATCCACGTGACGTCCTGGCTGCGGTCTTCAAGGAGACAAACAACCGTATGGTCTCGGGGTACCTACTCCGAGACGTCGTCAACAAGGTGAGTGAGATCAATTTTGCGTCTTCGGACGACATTCACACGATGGCGCACCTGTACGAGTCCATGCTGCGAGAGGTACGGGACGCGGCCGGCGATTCGGGCGAGTTCTATACCCCCCGACCCGTGATTCGATTCATCACGCAACAGGTCGATCCCAAGTTGGGCGAGGTTGTTCTCGACCCCGCCTGCGGCACCGGGGGATTCTTGGTAGAGGCCCTCGAGCACATGTCGATTGACGTGGAAACTGCCCGCCAGGGACAAGCATTGCACCAGGACCTGCGTGGCATTGAAAAGAAGCAGCTCCCGTTCCTGCTGGGCATGATGAACCTCGTCCTGCACGGTGTCGGGCAACCCAATCTCGTACGCGGAAATGCGTTGTCAACGCCAATAACGCAGATCGGCAAAGCCCAGCGCGTGGATGTCGTCTTAACGAACCCTCCGTTTGGCGGTGCCGAGGAGGCGACTATTCAAGCCAACTTCCCGGCCGGTAAGCGCACGGCAGAGACTGCGTGGCTTTTCATCCAAGCAGTGATCCGTCGGTTGAAGGATGGAGGACGTTGCGGAATTGTCGTGCCAAACGGTGTTCTCTTTGGGGACGGCGTCGGAGCCAAGATAAAGCAGCAACTTCTTGAAGAGTGCAACTTGCACACAGTGTTGCGGCTTCCGGCTGGCGTCTTTGAGCCCTACACCGATATTCCCACAAACGTGCTCTTCTTTGATAAGGGGAGCCCGACCAAAGAAGTCTGGTTCTACCAGATTACGCCTCCCGAGGGGCGAAAGAAGTACACGAAGACGAAGCCGATGCACTTCGACGAATTTGCTGAATGCCAGGCCTGGTGGAGGGAACGCGCGGAGAATTCGCATGCTTGGCGGGTCCCTGTCCCCGACATCGAACAGAGCAACTTCAACCTGGACTTCCGAAACCCTCACTCGCCTGACGACCTCGCCCACCGCGCCCCACTCGACCTGATAGGTGAGGCCCTTGCGGCGGAGCGACAGCTCGTGACGCTCCTTGAGAAACTCGGCGCGGAGTCGTCCGCCGCCGTCGAGCCGGCCACGGCGGAAGACCGCAGGGCAGCGGGTTGGACTGAGGTGAAACTCGGTGACTTCCTGCGGGTAAAGTCGTCGACGGTATCGGTGGACCCGTCAGCCACCTACAAGATCGCCGGGGTCTATAGCTATGGCCGCGGCCTTATCGACCGCGGCGAGCTCCTCGGCTCAGAGACTTCGTACACGACCCTTGGGCGGCTCGAGAAAGACACGGTCGTCATCAGCAAGCTCGGTGCATGGGAGGGGGCTGTCGCAGTTGTAAGCGACCCATTCGCGGACTACTACGTGTCGAGCGAGTTTCCACGCTTCGAGTTCTATTCCGACCTCACCGACGCGGCCTTCTTTGCTGGCCTCGCTCACTCGCCCTCATGCTGGGAAGCGATCGATCGAGTAACCCGAGGAAGCATGGCGCGCCGCAAGCGCACTACGCCTACACAGTTCCTTGAGACCCGTCTCTGGTTGCCTCCCAAGCCTGAACAAGCCCGAGCGACGCGGCGACTAGCGTTGATCCAGCAACTGCGAGCGCCGCGCGATCTGGCCACCACCCGTCAGGATGCCCTTGCGCCATCAATCTTCAACGGCCTCTTTTCAGGCGCGCGCTGA
- the prfB gene encoding peptide chain release factor 2, with product MAAPDLETRIKHLRATMHTIEQVLDVDKMRREIAELGEQVAAPDLWDDQANAQRVTGRLSTLQGELERFTGLSARLDDVEVMVELSREEGDAEALAEAEKDLDRITKSVDVLEVRTLLAGEYDAREALVTIRSGAGGVDAADFAEMLMRMYTRWAERNKYAVDVYDTSYAEEAGIKSTTFAIHAPYGYGTLSVESGTHRLVRISPYDNQGRRQTSFAAVEVVPVLEQTDHIELPEEEVRIDVYRSSGPGGQSVNTTDSAVRLTHIPTGIVVSCQNEKSQLQNKASAMVILKAKLLARKREEEKAHLDELRGDVQGSWGDQMRSYVLHPYQMVKDLRTEYEVGNPGAVFDGDIDGFLEAGIRWRRGADKVEAG from the coding sequence GTGGCTGCCCCTGACCTCGAGACCCGTATCAAGCACCTGCGCGCGACGATGCACACCATCGAGCAGGTGCTCGACGTCGACAAGATGCGCCGGGAGATCGCCGAGCTCGGAGAGCAGGTCGCGGCGCCGGACCTGTGGGACGATCAGGCCAACGCCCAGCGCGTGACCGGCCGACTGTCGACCCTCCAGGGTGAGCTGGAGCGCTTCACCGGCCTCTCGGCCCGCCTCGACGACGTCGAGGTCATGGTCGAGCTCTCCCGCGAGGAGGGCGACGCCGAGGCGCTCGCCGAGGCCGAGAAGGACCTCGACCGCATCACCAAGTCCGTCGACGTCCTCGAGGTCCGCACCCTGCTGGCGGGGGAGTACGACGCCCGCGAGGCCCTGGTGACGATCCGGTCGGGCGCCGGCGGCGTCGACGCGGCCGACTTCGCCGAGATGCTCATGCGGATGTACACCCGCTGGGCCGAGCGCAACAAGTACGCCGTCGACGTCTACGACACGTCGTACGCGGAGGAGGCCGGCATCAAGTCGACGACCTTCGCCATCCACGCGCCCTACGGCTACGGCACGCTCTCGGTCGAGTCCGGCACCCACCGGCTGGTCCGGATCAGCCCCTACGACAACCAGGGCCGCCGCCAGACCTCGTTCGCCGCCGTCGAGGTGGTGCCGGTGCTCGAGCAGACCGACCACATCGAGCTGCCCGAGGAGGAGGTCCGCATCGACGTCTACCGCTCGAGCGGCCCCGGCGGGCAGAGCGTCAACACCACCGACTCGGCGGTCCGCCTGACCCACATCCCCACCGGCATCGTCGTGTCCTGCCAGAACGAGAAGTCGCAGCTGCAGAACAAGGCCTCGGCGATGGTGATCCTCAAGGCCAAGCTCCTCGCCCGCAAGCGCGAGGAGGAGAAGGCCCACCTCGACGAGCTGCGCGGCGACGTCCAGGGCTCCTGGGGTGACCAGATGCGCTCCTACGTCCTGCACCCCTACCAGATGGTCAAGGACCTGCGGACCGAGTACGAGGTCGGCAACCCCGGCGCGGTCTTCGACGGCGACATCGACGGCTTCCTCGAGGCCGGCATCCGCTGGCGCCGCGGCGCCGACAAGGTCGAGGCGGGCTGA
- a CDS encoding pilus assembly protein TadG-related protein, whose translation MRRDDERGSVSVLLVGFFLIAVLLVTVVVDASAAFLRRQELSALADGAAVAAADGVATERIYLEGVPEQVAIDPALARAEVAAYLARSGRPAGLRYRVTTTADSVRVEVSAPLDLPLVPPGWSGRTTVASEAGAVSVVG comes from the coding sequence GTGAGACGCGACGACGAGCGGGGCTCGGTCAGCGTGCTGCTGGTCGGGTTCTTCCTGATCGCGGTGCTGCTGGTGACCGTGGTGGTGGACGCCTCGGCGGCGTTCCTGCGGCGCCAGGAGCTGTCGGCGCTGGCCGACGGTGCGGCGGTGGCGGCGGCCGACGGGGTGGCGACCGAGCGGATCTACCTCGAGGGCGTGCCCGAGCAGGTGGCGATCGATCCGGCCCTGGCCCGCGCCGAGGTCGCGGCGTACCTCGCCCGCTCCGGCCGGCCCGCCGGCCTGCGCTACCGGGTCACGACGACCGCCGACTCCGTGCGCGTCGAGGTGAGCGCACCGCTCGACCTGCCCCTGGTGCCGCCCGGCTGGAGCGGCCGCACCACCGTCGCCTCCGAGGCCGGCGCCGTCTCGGTCGTCGGCTGA
- a CDS encoding collagen-like protein, whose protein sequence is MSLTPRLDRPEPWSVSWAGWGRAWRVAVAVLPIYLALRILVLARFDREVALEIVRQMGVSGIAEAALSSLFVEATLLVLVASVVVGFVSWTPHVWGLLGQGAGRRSLIGLRFGVPLVAFVALMLSPWTVTAVAAALLILLWAWRRMNPSDQARLSRRVPIVLAALSLVTLTVIAAPLLSTPWLPHERVVAVDGTAYDGYVLGQEGDFTPVLLTDSNNPDDDPAVVMLPAVGARVLCDRPDSWYRLDAPPLFRVAGWILGEKLPTCPDSDDLREDATIACLAPTGQVTYPDAPSCGDGDTEVSVVPARGVKGPPGDKGPRGDPGATGEIGPRGDKGPEGDRGQRGKRGPEGDEGSPGAPGPRGDSGPQGDRGEPGPRGPRGPRGDPGYPAQPSACTVALGVSPAGC, encoded by the coding sequence GTGAGCCTCACCCCGCGCCTCGACCGTCCCGAGCCGTGGTCCGTCTCGTGGGCCGGCTGGGGACGGGCGTGGCGGGTGGCCGTCGCGGTGCTGCCGATCTACCTCGCGCTCCGCATCCTCGTGCTCGCGCGCTTCGACCGCGAGGTCGCGCTCGAGATCGTCCGCCAGATGGGGGTCTCCGGCATCGCCGAGGCCGCCCTCAGCTCCCTCTTCGTCGAGGCGACGCTGCTCGTCCTGGTTGCGAGCGTCGTGGTCGGCTTCGTGAGCTGGACCCCCCACGTCTGGGGCCTCCTCGGACAGGGCGCAGGCCGTCGTTCTCTGATCGGCTTGCGATTCGGCGTGCCGCTCGTCGCCTTCGTCGCGCTGATGCTCAGTCCGTGGACCGTGACGGCGGTGGCTGCCGCTCTGCTGATTCTGCTATGGGCGTGGCGGCGGATGAACCCCAGTGACCAAGCACGGCTCTCCCGACGTGTGCCCATCGTCCTCGCAGCCCTGTCGCTCGTCACACTGACGGTGATCGCGGCGCCGCTCTTGAGTACCCCCTGGCTTCCTCACGAGCGCGTCGTCGCCGTAGACGGGACGGCGTACGACGGCTACGTCCTGGGGCAGGAGGGTGACTTCACGCCTGTCCTGCTGACCGACTCCAACAATCCCGACGACGACCCGGCCGTGGTCATGCTGCCTGCGGTCGGCGCTCGCGTCCTCTGCGACCGTCCGGACTCGTGGTACCGACTGGACGCTCCACCGCTCTTTAGGGTCGCCGGGTGGATCCTCGGCGAGAAGCTCCCCACGTGTCCTGACTCCGACGACCTCCGCGAGGACGCCACTATCGCCTGCCTCGCTCCGACCGGCCAGGTGACCTACCCGGACGCCCCGTCGTGCGGGGACGGTGACACCGAGGTGTCCGTAGTGCCCGCTCGAGGGGTCAAGGGACCACCCGGCGACAAGGGGCCGCGCGGGGACCCGGGGGCGACGGGTGAGATCGGACCTCGCGGGGACAAGGGTCCCGAGGGTGACCGGGGGCAGCGCGGGAAGCGAGGTCCTGAGGGCGACGAGGGGTCGCCTGGCGCCCCCGGGCCGCGTGGCGACAGCGGGCCGCAGGGCGACCGCGGCGAGCCGGGCCCTCGCGGACCCCGCGGGCCGCGAGGCGATCCCGGCTATCCGGCCCAGCCCTCGGCATGCACCGTCGCGCTGGGCGTCAGCCCGGCCGGCTGCTGA